Proteins encoded by one window of Enterococcus faecalis:
- a CDS encoding universal stress protein: MLQQYQKIMIAIDGSDEADLAFKKAVNVAKRNDAELLLAHVVDTRSFQSVSSFDGALAEEAMSMAKETLDTYQQQAVDMGQTKVSSVLAYGSPKNIIAKELPKEYNIDLIMLGATGLNAVERLFIGSVSESVIRNASCDVLVVRTDLDNKLPKNEEK; the protein is encoded by the coding sequence ATGTTACAACAATATCAAAAAATTATGATAGCAATCGATGGTTCTGACGAAGCAGACTTAGCCTTTAAAAAAGCGGTCAACGTCGCTAAACGAAACGATGCTGAATTACTATTAGCACATGTTGTTGATACGCGCTCTTTCCAATCAGTGTCCTCTTTTGATGGTGCGCTAGCAGAAGAAGCAATGTCAATGGCAAAAGAAACCTTAGACACCTACCAACAACAAGCGGTGGATATGGGACAAACAAAAGTCTCTAGCGTTCTAGCCTATGGTTCTCCTAAGAACATTATTGCCAAAGAATTACCAAAAGAATACAACATTGATTTAATTATGTTAGGAGCAACTGGATTAAATGCCGTTGAGCGTTTATTTATTGGCTCTGTCTCTGAATCAGTTATCCGTAACGCTAGTTGCGATGTTCTCGTTGTACGGACGGATTTAGACAACAAATTACCAAAAAATGAAGAAAAATAA
- the aspS gene encoding aspartate--tRNA ligase yields MAKRTTYCGNVSAEFIEKEVVLKGWVQKRRDLGGVIFIDLRDREGIVQVVFNPEKSKEAWEIADKCRSEYVIEVKGQVVYRDKEAINPKMKTGEFEVMATDITILNTAKTTPFTIEDDNNVNDELRMKYRYLDLRRPSMTNNIKLRHQVTKTIRHYLDNHDFLDIETPYLGKSTPEGARDYLVPSRVHAGHFYALPQSPQLFKQLLMGAGFDRYYQIVRCFRDEDLRGDRQPEFTQIDIETTFLTPEEIQTYTENMLAEVMKETKGIEISVPFPRMSYDEAMARYGSDKPDTRFAMELIDVADVVKDVDFKVFQAALENGGHVKALNAKGAADKYSRKDMDNLGKYVSQFGAKGLAWLKVEEDGLKGPIAKFLTEVSDELIAATNAEVGDILMFGADKPEIVAAALGAVRTRLGKELGLIDESKFNFLWIVDWPLFEYDEEAGRYVSAHHPFTQPKAEDVARLATDPASVYAEAYDVVLNGYELGGGSLRIHTRELQEKMFETLGFTKEEAQDQFGFLLDALDYGFPPHGGIALGLDRLAMLLAGEENIREVIAFPKNGKAIDPMNNAPSLVSPLQLFELNIDVTAIDE; encoded by the coding sequence ATGGCAAAACGCACAACCTATTGCGGCAATGTATCTGCCGAATTTATTGAAAAAGAAGTTGTATTAAAAGGATGGGTTCAAAAACGTCGTGACTTAGGAGGCGTTATCTTTATTGATTTACGTGACCGTGAAGGAATCGTCCAAGTGGTCTTTAACCCAGAAAAGTCAAAAGAAGCATGGGAAATTGCTGATAAATGTCGTAGTGAATACGTCATCGAAGTTAAAGGTCAAGTCGTTTATCGTGATAAAGAAGCGATTAATCCCAAAATGAAAACTGGCGAGTTTGAAGTGATGGCGACTGACATTACGATTTTAAATACTGCGAAAACAACGCCATTTACCATTGAAGATGATAATAACGTTAATGACGAATTGCGCATGAAATATCGTTATTTAGATTTACGTCGTCCATCAATGACAAACAACATTAAATTACGTCACCAAGTAACGAAAACAATCCGTCACTATTTAGATAATCATGACTTTTTAGACATTGAAACTCCTTATTTAGGCAAATCAACACCAGAAGGCGCTCGCGATTATTTGGTTCCTTCTCGTGTCCATGCCGGTCATTTTTATGCTTTGCCACAATCACCACAACTCTTTAAACAATTATTAATGGGGGCAGGCTTCGATCGCTATTACCAAATCGTTCGTTGTTTCCGTGATGAAGATTTACGAGGCGACCGTCAACCAGAATTTACACAAATCGATATCGAAACGACCTTTTTAACACCAGAAGAAATTCAAACATATACAGAAAATATGTTGGCTGAAGTGATGAAAGAGACAAAAGGAATTGAGATTTCTGTTCCGTTTCCACGAATGAGCTATGACGAAGCGATGGCACGCTATGGTAGCGATAAACCCGACACTCGTTTTGCTATGGAATTAATTGATGTTGCAGATGTAGTGAAAGACGTAGACTTCAAAGTTTTCCAAGCAGCGTTGGAAAATGGTGGACATGTGAAGGCTTTGAATGCAAAAGGCGCCGCAGATAAGTATTCTCGTAAAGATATGGATAACTTAGGTAAGTATGTGAGTCAATTTGGTGCAAAAGGCTTAGCTTGGTTAAAAGTTGAAGAAGATGGCTTAAAAGGACCAATTGCTAAATTCTTAACAGAAGTTAGTGATGAATTAATTGCTGCTACCAATGCAGAAGTCGGTGATATTTTAATGTTTGGTGCCGATAAACCTGAAATCGTAGCCGCTGCTTTAGGTGCGGTACGTACACGTTTAGGTAAAGAATTAGGTTTAATTGATGAATCGAAATTCAATTTCTTATGGATTGTGGATTGGCCGTTGTTTGAATATGATGAAGAAGCTGGCCGCTATGTTTCTGCTCATCATCCATTTACACAACCAAAAGCAGAGGATGTGGCCCGCTTAGCAACAGACCCAGCCTCTGTGTATGCTGAAGCTTACGATGTTGTCTTAAACGGCTACGAATTAGGCGGTGGCTCATTACGGATCCATACACGAGAATTACAAGAAAAAATGTTTGAAACGTTAGGTTTTACAAAAGAAGAAGCACAAGACCAATTTGGTTTCTTGCTAGACGCATTAGATTACGGCTTCCCGCCACATGGAGGGATTGCTTTAGGGCTAGACCGCTTAGCAATGCTATTGGCTGGGGAAGAAAATATTCGTGAAGTGATTGCCTTCCCTAAAAACGGGAAAGCAATTGACCCAATGAACAACGCACCAAGTTTAGTTTCTCCATTACAATTGTTTGAATTAAACATTGATGTAACAGCCATTGACGAATAA
- a CDS encoding DNA-3-methyladenine glycosylase — MKETINIFNTKTTEEVAQYLLGMYLEHETATGVLGGYIVDAEAYLGPDDEAAHSFGLRKTPRLQAMYDKPGTIYLYTMHTHLILNMVTQEQGKPQGVMIRAIEPVEGVDKMIENRQGRQGVELTNGPGKLVAALGIDKQLYGQSIFSSSLRLVPEKRKFPKKIEALPRIGIPNKGRWTELPLRYVVAGNPYISKQKRTAVDQIDFGWKDEENEKSNNAHILRGTT; from the coding sequence ATGAAAGAAACGATAAATATCTTTAACACAAAAACAACTGAAGAAGTGGCGCAATACTTGTTAGGGATGTATTTAGAGCACGAAACAGCAACAGGCGTTTTAGGTGGGTACATTGTGGATGCAGAAGCTTATTTAGGTCCTGATGATGAGGCGGCCCATAGCTTTGGCTTGAGAAAAACGCCACGCTTACAAGCCATGTATGACAAACCAGGCACGATTTATTTATATACTATGCACACGCATTTAATTTTAAATATGGTGACACAAGAACAAGGCAAACCACAAGGGGTGATGATCCGCGCGATTGAACCTGTTGAAGGTGTAGACAAAATGATTGAAAATCGCCAAGGACGTCAAGGCGTGGAATTGACCAATGGACCAGGTAAATTAGTTGCAGCCTTAGGAATTGATAAGCAATTATATGGGCAGTCGATTTTTTCTAGTTCGTTACGGCTTGTGCCAGAAAAACGAAAATTTCCGAAAAAAATTGAGGCACTACCACGAATTGGAATTCCCAATAAAGGTCGTTGGACAGAATTGCCTTTAAGATACGTCGTGGCTGGCAATCCATATATTTCTAAACAAAAAAGAACAGCAGTAGACCAAATAGATTTTGGCTGGAAGGATGAAGAAAATGAAAAAAGCAACAATGCTCACATACTTAGAGGAACAACTTGA
- the hisS gene encoding histidine--tRNA ligase — protein MSYQKPKGTNDILPGTSEKWQFVEETARLIFKDYQYQEIRTPIFEHYEVISRSVGDTTDIVSKEMYDFYDKGDRHVTLRPEGTAPIVRAFVENKLYGPEYTKPYKTYYMGPMFRYERPQAGRLRQFHQIGVEAFGSENPALDVEIMAMALDFFKQLGIQQIKLVINSLGDKETRATYRQALIDYLEPHMAELSEDSQRRLHENPLRVLDSKDKKDKVIVAEAPSILDYLNEPSKAHFEAVTDMLDLLEIPYEIDSNMVRGLDYYTHTIFEIMSEAPKMGAQSTICAGGRYNGLVEELGGPDTPGFGFGMGIERVLLTMEAEEVVIPALSELDAYVVGIGSETNVAALQLVQSIRNFGFSADRDYMNRKPKAQFKTADKLQAKLVLTIGENELNEGIVNVKSMATREEKAFPLSAIHDSFDEVYDEMMTKMIEE, from the coding sequence ATGAGTTATCAAAAACCAAAAGGAACAAACGATATTTTGCCAGGAACTTCTGAAAAATGGCAATTTGTGGAAGAAACAGCTCGTTTGATTTTTAAAGATTATCAATACCAAGAAATCAGAACCCCGATTTTTGAACATTATGAAGTGATATCTCGCAGTGTTGGCGATACTACAGATATTGTTTCAAAAGAAATGTATGATTTTTATGATAAAGGAGACCGTCACGTGACGCTACGTCCTGAGGGGACAGCGCCAATTGTTCGGGCCTTCGTTGAAAATAAATTATATGGTCCGGAATATACGAAACCATATAAAACCTATTACATGGGGCCGATGTTCCGCTATGAACGCCCACAAGCTGGTCGTTTGCGTCAATTCCATCAAATTGGTGTGGAAGCATTTGGTAGTGAAAACCCAGCATTGGATGTTGAAATTATGGCTATGGCTTTGGACTTCTTCAAACAATTAGGCATCCAACAAATCAAATTAGTTATTAATTCCTTAGGGGATAAAGAAACACGTGCTACGTACCGTCAAGCATTAATCGATTATTTAGAGCCCCATATGGCAGAATTAAGCGAGGATTCACAACGTCGCTTACACGAAAATCCATTGCGGGTGTTAGACAGCAAAGATAAAAAAGACAAGGTGATCGTCGCAGAAGCGCCCTCCATTTTAGATTATTTAAATGAACCATCTAAAGCACATTTTGAAGCAGTAACTGATATGTTAGATTTACTAGAAATTCCTTATGAAATTGATAGTAATATGGTTCGCGGTCTGGATTATTACACACACACAATTTTTGAAATTATGAGTGAAGCGCCTAAAATGGGTGCGCAATCAACTATTTGTGCAGGAGGCCGATACAATGGTTTAGTTGAAGAATTAGGCGGCCCAGACACACCAGGTTTTGGTTTTGGTATGGGCATTGAGCGAGTGTTGTTAACAATGGAAGCTGAAGAAGTTGTGATTCCAGCGTTATCTGAATTAGACGCATATGTGGTTGGGATTGGTTCAGAAACCAACGTCGCAGCTTTGCAACTTGTTCAAAGCATTCGTAACTTTGGTTTCTCAGCTGATCGTGATTACATGAATCGCAAACCAAAAGCGCAATTTAAAACGGCCGATAAATTACAAGCAAAATTAGTTTTAACAATCGGTGAAAATGAATTGAATGAAGGCATTGTCAACGTAAAATCAATGGCAACACGCGAAGAAAAAGCCTTCCCGTTAAGTGCTATTCATGATTCATTTGATGAAGTGTATGACGAAATGATGACAAAAATGATTGAAGAATAA
- a CDS encoding RelA/SpoT family protein — MPKEEILTGPAVIKIVSTYMGPEHVELVQKALTYAEKAHEGQVRQSGEPYIIHPIQVAGILAELHMDPHTVATGFLHDVVEDTDVTLDDLKEEFGEDIAMLVDGVTKLGKIKYKSHEEQLAENHRKMLLAMAQDLRVIMVKLADRLHNMRTLKHLREDKQRRIAQETLEIYAPLAHRLGISRIKWELEDTALRYINPNQYYRIVNLMQSKRDEREAYVAEAVEDIRLATEDLEIYAEIYGRPKHIYSIYRKMKDQKKQFNEIYDLLAIRVIVDSIKDCYAVLGAIHTRWTPMPGRFKDYIAMPKANMYQSIHTTVIGPKGNPVEVQIRTHEMHQIAEFGVAAHWAYKEGKAEKIETDELTKQVDWFHEIIELQDESYDASEFMQGVKEDIFSDKVYVFTPSGDVTELPKGSGPLDFAYSIHTEIGNKTTGAKVNGKMVQLDYVLKNGDIIEVLTSPNSFGPSRDWLKMVKTSKAKNKIKRFFKEQDREDNIIKGHDAVIKYMTEIGFTPKEFLTKNKMAEVLDKFKFQTEDDLFAAVGYGEVSAQVVCNRLTEKERREQELERQRQEAEELLNQPAKKESEKMKVRHEGGIVIQGVDNLLIRLSRCCNPVPGDEIVGYITKGRGVSIHRADCPNVQHQEELAQRLIEVEWEDTEHSRKEYAADLEIYGYDRSGLLSDVLQVISSMTKNLVGVEARPSKDKMAQIHVTVKIQNLSHLKTIVDKIKSVPDVYSVRRTNG, encoded by the coding sequence ATGCCAAAAGAAGAAATACTGACAGGCCCAGCGGTCATCAAAATTGTAAGTACCTATATGGGACCAGAACATGTTGAGTTGGTTCAAAAAGCATTAACTTATGCTGAAAAAGCACACGAAGGTCAAGTCCGACAATCAGGTGAACCTTACATCATCCATCCGATTCAAGTGGCAGGCATTCTGGCTGAATTACATATGGATCCCCATACTGTAGCAACAGGATTTTTACATGATGTTGTCGAAGATACGGACGTAACACTGGACGATTTAAAAGAAGAATTTGGCGAAGACATCGCAATGTTAGTCGATGGCGTAACGAAACTAGGAAAAATTAAATATAAATCTCATGAAGAACAATTAGCCGAAAACCATCGGAAAATGTTATTGGCAATGGCGCAAGATTTACGGGTCATTATGGTGAAACTAGCCGATCGTTTGCACAATATGCGCACATTAAAACATTTACGTGAAGATAAGCAACGACGGATTGCGCAAGAAACTTTAGAAATTTATGCGCCTTTAGCACATCGCTTAGGGATTAGTCGAATTAAATGGGAATTAGAAGATACTGCCTTACGTTATATTAACCCCAACCAATACTATCGAATTGTTAATTTGATGCAAAGCAAACGCGATGAACGTGAAGCTTATGTGGCAGAAGCAGTCGAAGATATTCGTTTAGCTACGGAAGATTTAGAAATTTACGCAGAAATATATGGTCGACCAAAACATATTTATTCAATCTATCGTAAAATGAAGGACCAAAAGAAACAATTTAATGAAATCTATGACTTATTAGCGATTCGTGTTATTGTCGATTCCATTAAAGATTGCTATGCCGTGTTAGGGGCGATTCATACGCGTTGGACACCAATGCCAGGTCGCTTTAAAGATTATATTGCTATGCCAAAAGCGAATATGTATCAATCTATCCATACGACAGTTATTGGACCAAAAGGGAATCCAGTAGAGGTCCAAATTCGGACGCATGAGATGCACCAAATCGCCGAATTTGGGGTGGCGGCTCACTGGGCCTATAAAGAAGGCAAAGCGGAAAAAATTGAAACAGATGAACTGACGAAGCAAGTCGATTGGTTCCATGAAATTATTGAATTACAAGATGAAAGCTATGATGCTTCTGAATTTATGCAAGGTGTGAAAGAAGACATTTTTAGCGACAAAGTCTATGTCTTTACGCCAAGTGGAGATGTAACCGAACTGCCAAAAGGCTCCGGACCACTAGATTTTGCTTACAGTATCCATACTGAAATTGGGAATAAAACAACCGGTGCGAAGGTCAACGGCAAAATGGTACAGTTAGACTATGTCCTAAAAAATGGGGATATTATTGAAGTCCTAACATCACCGAATTCTTTCGGACCTAGTCGCGACTGGCTGAAAATGGTTAAAACAAGTAAAGCCAAAAATAAAATCAAACGTTTCTTTAAAGAACAAGACCGTGAAGATAACATTATTAAAGGGCATGATGCTGTCATTAAATACATGACAGAAATCGGCTTTACACCGAAAGAATTTTTAACGAAGAATAAAATGGCGGAAGTGCTAGATAAATTTAAATTTCAAACGGAAGATGATTTATTTGCGGCAGTAGGTTATGGCGAAGTAAGTGCGCAAGTAGTGTGCAATCGTTTAACAGAAAAAGAACGCCGCGAACAAGAGTTGGAACGTCAACGCCAAGAAGCAGAAGAGTTGTTAAATCAGCCAGCTAAAAAAGAATCAGAAAAAATGAAAGTTCGTCATGAAGGCGGCATCGTGATTCAAGGGGTGGACAACCTATTGATTCGTTTAAGCCGCTGTTGTAATCCAGTGCCTGGTGATGAAATCGTTGGTTACATTACCAAAGGACGGGGCGTTTCAATTCATCGTGCGGACTGTCCTAACGTACAACATCAAGAAGAATTAGCACAACGTCTAATTGAAGTTGAGTGGGAAGATACCGAGCACAGTCGCAAAGAATACGCTGCCGATTTGGAGATTTACGGCTATGATCGTAGTGGCTTACTGAGTGATGTTTTACAAGTCATTAGTTCGATGACAAAAAATTTAGTCGGCGTTGAAGCTCGTCCATCCAAAGATAAGATGGCCCAGATTCATGTCACTGTGAAAATTCAAAACCTTTCTCATTTAAAAACCATCGTTGACAAAATTAAAAGTGTACCAGATGTTTATAGTGTTCGTCGAACCAATGGGTAA
- the prmA gene encoding 50S ribosomal protein L11 methyltransferase, with translation MKWTEVKVETASEAVEAISNIMMEAGASGVAIEDALDIENFESDLYGEILDKEQFTHIKEGAIVMAYFPETTFLPEILPFMKENILRLPEYGLSIGKNEMTISEVAESDWATAWKKYYHPVRVTRFLTIVPSWEAYHAQDEAEKIITLDPGMAFGTGTHPTTRLTLQALETVLRGGETVLDVGTGSGVLSIASRYLGAKDVYAYDLDEVAVAAAKENMDLNPIAADVHVSANDLLKGIDHSADVIVANILADIIVLMIEDAWRLLKQDGTFIISGIIEDKKAMVLEALTKVGFVVDQLFNQGDWYAIILKKPEEE, from the coding sequence ATGAAGTGGACAGAAGTAAAAGTAGAAACGGCTAGCGAAGCAGTTGAAGCAATTTCAAACATTATGATGGAAGCTGGTGCAAGTGGCGTGGCCATTGAAGATGCGTTGGACATTGAAAATTTTGAAAGTGATCTGTATGGGGAAATTTTAGATAAAGAGCAATTCACCCACATTAAAGAAGGGGCGATTGTGATGGCTTATTTTCCTGAAACAACCTTCTTACCAGAAATTTTACCATTTATGAAAGAAAATATTTTACGCTTGCCAGAGTACGGCTTATCCATTGGTAAAAACGAAATGACAATTAGTGAAGTAGCAGAAAGCGACTGGGCAACTGCTTGGAAAAAATATTATCATCCTGTCCGTGTCACACGATTCTTAACGATTGTGCCAAGTTGGGAAGCCTATCACGCACAAGATGAAGCAGAAAAAATTATCACATTGGATCCGGGCATGGCTTTCGGTACAGGCACGCATCCAACGACTCGTTTAACCTTGCAAGCTTTAGAAACTGTTTTACGTGGTGGCGAAACAGTTCTAGATGTAGGAACGGGTTCTGGTGTTTTGAGTATTGCAAGTCGCTATTTAGGGGCTAAAGACGTCTACGCATATGATTTAGATGAAGTAGCAGTTGCAGCGGCAAAAGAAAATATGGATTTAAATCCCATTGCGGCCGATGTTCATGTGTCAGCCAATGATTTACTAAAAGGGATTGACCATTCTGCTGATGTAATCGTCGCAAATATTTTGGCAGATATTATTGTGTTAATGATTGAAGATGCTTGGCGTTTGCTAAAACAAGACGGTACCTTCATTATTTCTGGAATTATTGAAGATAAAAAAGCAATGGTTTTAGAAGCACTAACGAAAGTCGGGTTTGTGGTGGACCAACTCTTTAATCAAGGCGATTGGTATGCGATTATCTTGAAGAAACCAGAGGAAGAGTAA
- a CDS encoding 16S rRNA (uracil(1498)-N(3))-methyltransferase, with protein sequence MQRYFMKEDYQEKDLYKVADENYHHIVRVMRMTPNDRCYLVFQNKTAILAEIVEIDSTSVYFKEISKEEMDKELPIEVTIACGLPKGDKLEWIVQKGTELGGNQFIGFPAKTSVVKWDHKKRAAKEKRLQKIATEAAEQSHRQQTPSVSLVEKTQEIIAQFDSYDTVLVAYEESAKQGEKSQLAQVLSTCQPGACLCVLFGPEGGFAPQEIEQFLQAGAKLCGLGPRILRAETAPLYLLSAVSYQMELLN encoded by the coding sequence ATGCAACGGTATTTCATGAAAGAAGATTATCAAGAAAAAGATTTGTATAAAGTCGCAGATGAAAACTATCATCATATTGTGCGAGTTATGCGAATGACGCCGAATGATCGTTGTTATTTAGTATTTCAAAATAAAACTGCCATTTTAGCTGAGATTGTGGAAATTGATTCAACATCTGTTTACTTTAAAGAAATTAGTAAAGAAGAAATGGACAAAGAATTGCCAATTGAAGTGACGATTGCGTGTGGGTTACCAAAAGGGGACAAGTTAGAATGGATTGTTCAAAAAGGCACGGAGCTAGGTGGCAATCAGTTTATCGGCTTTCCTGCGAAAACTTCCGTTGTCAAATGGGACCACAAAAAAAGAGCAGCCAAAGAAAAAAGATTACAAAAAATTGCCACAGAAGCGGCGGAGCAATCGCATCGGCAGCAGACACCAAGTGTTTCTTTGGTGGAAAAAACACAAGAAATCATTGCGCAATTTGACTCATATGACACAGTCTTGGTTGCGTATGAAGAATCAGCAAAACAAGGAGAAAAAAGTCAATTAGCACAAGTATTATCCACTTGCCAGCCAGGCGCATGTTTGTGTGTGCTCTTTGGACCTGAAGGTGGCTTTGCACCGCAAGAAATTGAACAATTTCTGCAGGCTGGGGCGAAACTTTGCGGGTTGGGTCCGAGAATTTTACGAGCAGAAACAGCACCGTTGTATCTTTTAAGTGCGGTTAGCTACCAAATGGAACTTTTAAATTAA
- the dtd gene encoding D-aminoacyl-tRNA deacylase, with the protein MKVVIQRVSQAQVAIEEQIVGQIKQGFMVLVGIHQEDTPEDVAYVVGKISKLRVFEDDEGKMNRSIQEIEGSILSISQFTLYAKTKKGNRPSFIEAARPDVAIPLYELFNQQLEAEGIEVATGEFGADMQVSLTNDGPVTIVIDTREK; encoded by the coding sequence ATGAAAGTAGTTATTCAAAGAGTCAGTCAAGCACAAGTTGCGATAGAAGAGCAGATAGTGGGACAAATCAAACAAGGCTTCATGGTGCTGGTGGGCATCCATCAAGAAGACACGCCAGAAGATGTGGCTTATGTTGTTGGCAAAATCAGTAAATTACGTGTTTTTGAAGATGACGAAGGAAAAATGAATCGCAGTATTCAAGAGATTGAAGGATCAATTTTGAGTATCTCTCAATTTACCCTCTATGCAAAAACTAAAAAAGGCAATCGTCCCAGTTTTATTGAAGCGGCTCGTCCAGATGTGGCGATTCCTTTGTATGAATTATTTAATCAACAATTAGAAGCAGAAGGAATAGAGGTAGCCACAGGAGAATTTGGCGCGGATATGCAAGTGTCGTTGACCAATGATGGTCCAGTGACCATTGTGATTGATACACGAGAAAAATAA
- a CDS encoding DUF3013 family protein codes for MKKATMLTYLEEQLEKHLGDYEVGLDWDRKNHTIEVIVRLYAENNEQVAIDDVDGTLSEEEFIEFEDGLLFYNPQKSVVDDEEYLVTIPYEGKKGLRKAVLDGFIHYLKVVLDEGQSDLLDFLSDETAEVFELHWEPADFEAMIKKVAETEKEQWIAYPSY; via the coding sequence ATGAAAAAAGCAACAATGCTCACATACTTAGAGGAACAACTTGAAAAACACTTAGGAGATTACGAAGTAGGCCTTGATTGGGATCGTAAAAACCATACCATCGAAGTCATTGTTCGTTTATATGCAGAAAACAATGAGCAAGTGGCGATTGATGATGTTGATGGTACGCTTTCAGAAGAAGAATTCATTGAATTTGAAGATGGTTTGTTATTTTACAATCCGCAAAAGTCAGTCGTTGATGACGAAGAGTATTTAGTCACAATTCCTTATGAAGGAAAAAAAGGGCTACGCAAAGCAGTTTTAGACGGATTCATTCACTATTTAAAAGTGGTTTTAGATGAAGGGCAAAGTGATTTGTTAGACTTTTTATCAGATGAAACAGCGGAAGTTTTTGAATTGCATTGGGAGCCAGCAGATTTTGAAGCGATGATTAAAAAAGTGGCAGAAACAGAAAAAGAACAATGGATTGCGTATCCAAGTTATTAA
- a CDS encoding replication-associated recombination protein A, with the protein MQQPLAYRMRPRHLDEVVGQQHLVGPGKIIRRMVEAKMLSSMILYGPPGTGKTSIASAIAGSTNYAFRMLNAATDTKKDLQIVAEEAKMSGTVILLLDEIHRLDKTKQDFLLPHLENGRIIMIGATTENPYITINPAIRSRTQIFEVKPLTETDIQQAIQEALTDSTRGLGDYPVHLEEKALQHLTRATNGDLRSALNGLELAVKSTPKNEQGEIKITLPIIEECVQRKALTHDKDGDAHYDVISAFQKSIRGSDVDAALHYLGRLVEAGDLPIICRRLMVIAYEDIGLGNPAAAARTVTAVQAAEKLGFPEARIPLASVVIDLCLSPKSNSAVTAIDAALADIRQGSVGDVPDHLRDAHYAGAKELNRGIGYQYPHNFENGWVNQQYLPDKLKEARYYEPIDIGKYEQALHQQLKRIQEWKQKK; encoded by the coding sequence ATGCAACAACCTTTAGCCTATCGAATGCGACCTCGTCACTTAGACGAAGTAGTTGGTCAACAACATTTAGTCGGCCCTGGTAAAATTATTCGTCGGATGGTCGAAGCCAAAATGCTTTCATCGATGATTCTTTATGGGCCGCCTGGCACTGGAAAAACCAGTATTGCCAGCGCAATCGCTGGTTCAACAAATTATGCCTTTCGCATGTTGAACGCGGCCACAGACACCAAAAAAGATTTACAAATCGTTGCTGAAGAAGCCAAAATGAGTGGCACAGTGATTTTACTGCTTGATGAAATTCACCGATTAGATAAAACAAAACAAGATTTTTTGCTCCCTCATTTAGAAAACGGACGAATTATTATGATTGGAGCCACTACCGAAAATCCATATATTACAATTAACCCTGCGATTCGTAGTCGCACGCAAATTTTTGAAGTAAAGCCCTTAACGGAAACAGACATTCAGCAAGCGATTCAAGAAGCCTTAACCGATAGCACACGTGGCTTAGGCGATTATCCCGTCCACTTAGAAGAAAAAGCATTACAACATTTGACACGCGCAACGAACGGTGACTTACGTAGTGCGCTAAATGGACTAGAATTAGCTGTTAAATCAACACCCAAAAATGAACAAGGCGAAATTAAGATCACCTTACCGATTATTGAAGAGTGCGTGCAACGAAAAGCCTTAACCCATGATAAAGATGGCGATGCCCATTATGACGTGATTTCCGCTTTCCAAAAGTCGATCCGAGGAAGCGATGTAGATGCTGCACTTCATTATTTGGGTCGCTTAGTTGAAGCAGGTGATTTACCGATTATTTGTCGTCGTTTAATGGTCATTGCTTATGAGGATATCGGTCTTGGGAATCCTGCGGCCGCCGCTCGGACAGTCACCGCTGTTCAAGCCGCCGAAAAGCTAGGGTTTCCAGAAGCTAGGATTCCTCTAGCTAGTGTCGTCATTGATTTATGTTTATCGCCAAAATCAAATTCTGCAGTCACAGCGATTGATGCTGCTTTGGCAGATATTCGACAAGGCTCTGTGGGAGACGTTCCTGATCATTTGCGTGATGCCCACTATGCTGGAGCCAAAGAATTAAACCGTGGCATTGGTTATCAATACCCACATAATTTTGAAAACGGTTGGGTCAATCAGCAATACTTACCTGACAAATTAAAAGAGGCACGTTATTACGAACCGATTGATATTGGTAAATATGAACAAGCCTTACATCAGCAACTCAAGCGTATCCAAGAATGGAAACAGAAAAAATAA